CATTGTTGTAGAGTGTGCAACAAGACGAAAGGATAAATGCATATTACAAAAGGTTACAACGTGTTTATATATTGCCGAAACGGTTCATGGATTTAGCAACTTTCCATTCACCGTCTGGcgcccgcaagtcattgtgtaggccgtTCTAAAACCTCGACGAACcggcgcatcccaagaggaATGACACATtagactttttattttttcttttacgcaAGATATTTGATACGTATCTTGAAAATCAACATATCTGTTGAGGAGATGCTGAAACCACAATCTTTAGCGAGACGGGGCTTTCTTCCTAAAATAAGTGGCTGCAAAAAAAGCTTTCTGAAGCATATCAGTCCTTGGACTCTTTGCCTGTAGCTGTGAATCCAAGCCGACTAGCAAATCGTCAATAACACTGTTGTGGTCACTTCTTTCGCGCGTTCGGTAGCACTAGAACCTTactttcttttattccttaGTGTGACGGAATTCGAGTAAATCCTTGGGAGAAAATACAAGGATTTCGTTGGTGTTTTCGATCCGTTTAAGTGACAAAGCTGAGCCATTCGGCACTACGGCAGAGAGGTCGCGAAGGTGGGCGTTCTCGTCTGGGAATCCCAAATTATGTGCGTCATTTTGCTGTAATCttcaattatttgatttagttGCTGTCATTTGGGCATTCACGTATGTATGTAGTGCACAGCAAGGCGACCGGAGAGCATCCATCGCAGGAAATCTGCTTTACTACGCTATTTCAACACTGGCCTCACTCTTTTTGATTACTAAAcccaaaaatttcattatctTGAAAGCTTTCACACAGATAGTGTCTAGGATACTTTTTGTTGCGAACACAAAGTGAACCACGGGATCAAGGCAATCTTGTGATTACGTTTAATCTCTTATCACTCGTTTAATCTTAATCATTTAAGCTTATCATCAAGGAAAGGGTGCAAAGAGGCGGTTTATtagatccttcaaaaaaatcagtgCCTTCCTGGTCCTACAATAAAACAgaagtgaattttttaaatcaaaacgTCACATACCATCATCCTAGAGCAAATACTTATCTCAAGGATATGTTAGAACAACTGGAGAATCCACCCGACCGGTCCTATCGACACTGTGAGAAAGCTTTTCACAATATGCTTTTCGGAAAGCGGATTTCTAACCGGAGGAAGATAAACATTACAATGCATTAAAACTGAAACTCAAACTGCAGTCATTTGATAAACTGAGAAGATGATGGGCCGTAGCGTTGGTCAGGGTTAGCGATTCCGCTGCTTACCaccaaaaaattgttgaaaattctGCTCTCCTCTTGTGTATGTGAGGATCTATGCTTCGCtctattgtttgtttatccAAATGTGACGGAGCAGAATACGAGACCAACAATTATCGCACACACATGCATATCTTTAATTTTCTTGCcgtctcatttttctttaaatctcAAGGTAATGTCATACCTCTGATGGTCTACGTGAAGAAACATCATAACCGAAAATCACATAGCAATCCTAGCCAATGCACTGGCACATAAACACTTGACTAAAAACACTAATACCGTTTGCCATTCATGCTTAATAACACATATTGGAGGATCTTTTAGCCGCGATTGTAGAAGTCGATCTTTTTACGTATTTGAGGGGTTCAGAACCCTTCACTTTTCGATCTTGACAGCTTGCGATGTATTCTGCACCCTAGCAATTAAATCCGCGGACTATCACGCCTCCATCTACATGGAATGCTCGAGCAACATTCGCGGGTTGCGCTTATCCTGAAATTCTTGTCTTCCCAGTTAAAGTACAATACAGTCTCAACCGAAATATGTTTATGAGCGTTTTTTTCCCGATtgacggcaaaaaaaaatcccacgaCGGCGGACATTGCTGCCAAAGTTTTAAAACTAGTGCCGGTCATTCGTTCTCTGTGCCATTTTAATTGCTAACATGACGTGCTAAAAATATCTGCGACCTTATTCTAGCTCAATTTCATTATAAACTTCTGTCTGTGCAGTTATTTTGGTATCAGATCGAGGTACACTGCCATCACTTTGTTTTTGTACTTAGTTTTATGCCCTATGTGGTGTGAAacaagtaagtaaataaataaatatggtaGTGTTGGATCGTTTATGTGGTAACCATGTTAATAGCTTTGCTATCGTTTTTACAACATTGTCCTCCAACCTCTAATCTCAGGAAAATGTCATCAATGTAGCCCCATTGATAATCAAAGGATATAGTTCGCTACTTTTTTGTCTTGGAATAAACTCTTTTATTTCGTTTGCTAAATGTGAGAACACTGCAACCTTTTCCAATCAACAAACTTCCAGCTTCATTTGTTCTCAGTACGACTGTGAGAGGTTTCTCAACTACCAGCACTTTCTCCATGCATGTTGTTtaatcaaacaaataaagtagAATCAGTCTCTAAATGTTCTTTGAAAAGTGTGATCCGATACTGTATAAACTGTAGGAAGTGGAGAAAGCTGGATAGTTATTCTTGTTCATCTCTCAATTACCACTCTCTAAAATTTATTATGAAGAACTTGACTTATTTGCGTTTGACCCATTTCATTCCACGTTAGTGGTGCCGTTGAAGCATAAACATACTTGATTTCATTCGTGTTGCCAATGTTCGTCGGACGctcaaaaattgctgaaattaTGACGAAGAAGCGTTTTAATTGAAAAGTTAAGCGACATCTGACGTTGAATTACACTGAAGTTGATCTCCTTCCTATAAAATCCAAGCTAATTCACTCCAGTTTAAAGGGAAGGAGGTAGGAAAGTGGTGTTTTGGTGTGCAACACTGAGTAGAGCATTCCGAGCATCCGATCAAGCATGCATTTCTACGGGTGCCGCGTAATGACGCCTGCTGAATAATTACGCCAATATTGCTCTGCGCCGTTACGTAGATCCGTGCATACTACATatgatttcttatttctcatCTTGTTGCTGGTGAGGAGGACAACTGCCGATATGCCTCCTTAGAAGTGCCGATATGCCTTCTTAGAAGACCTTCTCCGTCTTGACGGACACCTTCTAAGAAGCTACAGCTACGTGATAAGGTGGAAAGGGTTTTTTGCTCTACTATTGAGAATGAAAGAGATGTCCCGACAGCGTCCTCTTCAATCAAACATTCATCCGcttgaatttttaattatgcTCCACTCTGTATACTCATacgctcatttcttttgcTCATCCTTTTCTTACTAGCTCTTGTcaatataatgataataatatgttattatatattaaaaataatctcGTTAAAGATGATCAATCAATTAATATCAACTGATCTTAACATAATGTTAACTACTAATCCATTAATATGAATATATTATTAGTAAAGGTACTTCATGACTGCACTGTGTTTTGCGCGGCTATCGATAGGTGAAGCCAACCTTAAGGAGTCATCTCCCCTCGATCTAAGACTAGTGATGTTCCTGAATGATTCCACATAAAAAGTTCATTCAAGTCATAGCTATCAGTCACCTAGGCAACAGCGAGAGAGTGATGAGTGGGAGGTaagcaatttcaattttatttttagctgAGGTAAGACGAGAGAACAGTGTGAAGACCACTGGATTAGCGTATTGTGAGGCGGTATCATGCATATTACAGACCGACTTACCCAAAATCACTAATCATCGAGCAGTTCGCACCGCAAAGCGACATCGTTATCTcatttaagggcatcaccccacgaatctagggtggtacggatttcctgtggagtatttgtatacgggatcgtagattattgagagaagggtgattgcgttcatttcttcctaattgccgtaaaaagacTCGGAAGAAACggtttcaggcgttctggcgcactattttctacaaggagttcgactggaacgcgccagccttgtgcggcgccgcatcttccgggccgttttttacgacaattaggaagaaattgacggaatcacccttctctccataatctactatctcgtatacgaatactccacgttAAATCcgcggattcgtggggtgatgcctttaacgataACGAACAGATACTGTCCGGCTTCACCATATGTGGATTTCGGCTGCCGGCCTCTCTTTAAGGAGGTTTTAGAGAAGCAGCATCTCCTCCTTCGGAAAAATCGTGAAATTAGTAATTGAGTAGTAAGAAAGGAAAGACGAGTGATTCAATGGATTTCAATTCATTATGTCTTCTTTTCGACACAAATCCACCCCGCAAACACCCCTTCTTCAACAATCACAATCGTGCTTTATTAGAGATAAGGTCTTCTTCCCGCCCCTTCTCGCTACACGACGTTCATAACTAATTAAAGACCCTCGCAGCAGTAACGAAAGCGTTTCAAGCAAGTAGTCGTGAAGTTTTTACGTTGAAACATTTTCTGAGAAGATGTCCGTGCAGAAATCGATCGCTTCCTTGCTGCAGATATCAGCACTAGCCAACTGATTTCTtctatcacttatacaaataATAGGACAGCTGGTAATTCATTGATAACTCTAGAGGTTACTACCAGTTCGTATTTCGATTATGGTTCACTTCACGGCCAGTActgcacttttttgaagaaaaaatatcgtCCATTTTATGTGTTTCACAGCAAACTCTACAACCTTCCGTTCGCGGTGTTTGAAATCTTGcttgaattttgtttcaagtttctttgTTGTTCATTCCTATGTAGCAATCGAAAATCGAATTAGCCCATGATTATGTCCTATAAGTATCGATAAGTTTGGTCATCGTTCGAACATTATAACTGCCGCTTGGATTTGACTGAGTGGCCTTGAAGTCCTGTGTCAATAATCGCACATATTTCGTCGCTCAATTAAACAAACACATGCGAATAGTGAATTGTAGAGATCGGGCGACCTCAAGGAAATTGCACGGTATAGCAGTGAAGGTCACTCACTAAGAACGATTCGAGCACTCCTTCCTTACCTCAGCATCGCTGTAAATGCGCTTCATAGAAACGTTGCCTTATTGTCTATTTGTTACAGGACGAAGCTGCAACTTTTAGATAGAAACTACTTCCGATGACTTAAAGGATTACCTTGTAATGCCGAAGATGGAAATTCTAACTAGAAATGGATCCATCCTTCTTCGTTCGTGGGCACCGCTTCCCACCAGCGCTCTCGAACACGTACATATTAACAAGAGCTGTTGAGCTGTCTCCTTCGAATCTTCAAATCTTATATTATTCCCACATTTGTCTCATTGTACTCGCCTCTTCTCTCATCTCGTTGGACgtgttttctgtttctataGAAACCAgagttctttgtttttttggcTTCTAGTAATCAAACTCAAGAAGCGATATCGACACTCTCCATGGCAACACTCAGTTCATCAGTGGGAATCCATACGTCTCTTCCGCATCATCCTATCGCTTTATTGATAGATCTGATCGGTACTGCTAATCTCTGAAATCCTCCGAACAGGTTTGAAGGCGCTGAATCTCGAGAGTCAGgaataatttataaaataagaAGATCCTCAAGGCTTAGAGAATAAATGTTGAATGCTTATGGCGCTGTGCTTCTAGCCAAAATATTAACGCACCTGTGGCGCCTGCGAGATAGTCAGAGATCCATCCCTTCTTAATTGTATGATCAAATTCCAATTTCTTCAATGTACTAACAATGACTTGTTTGATTCTGTGGATGGCATGCATCAATCAGTCACCGTTGAACCCTCCTCTTCGAAAccatttaaaatttctaaaagagAGCAAAGGCATAATTCGACACCTATTCCCCAGGGTGGAACGTAAATTGGTTAACTCATCCGTCTCAAAACGGGATCACCTTTACGCCTCAAAAAACTTATCGCCATCTATCCTAACAGCGAACAGTGGGATTTATAAAGTCAAAGTTATATGATTTTAAACAAACAGTACTCTGCTAAAAGTAGAGACAGTTCTGCGATGTCAAAATTATGTGTTTTTGGTTTTAGTTGTTCTTCTCGTCGTGAATGTATTTTGCGCTTGTTCTTGCTAATGCCTTGATGCAGTACCCATTTTCAAAGCTGTATGCTTACAGATGGAAGGGCCATCATCCTCTTCTCCATCGGGAGACAGAGTTAGGCTAAATGTAGGCGGAAAGATTTTCGAAACGACCATCTCTACTCTTACTAAAATTCAAGGAACAGTAAGTGATCTTCTTTTCGGCTAGCCTTAGTAGCTTTAGACGAATCTCCTCCTGTTCCATTTCTAGGTTTTATCCACCATCGTAGCCGAACGTTGGAGAGGAGAAGGTGAACTGTTCATTGACCGGGATCCTACACACTTTTCAAAGGTTTGATGTAAATATGTAAGAATCTATGGCCATGTTTATAAATAAtgatacaaataataataaatatactaataatgaaaaatactcGTTGCGTTACTGCGTTTGCATGAATGTATATCATTTGTGATGAATGCAAGTGATAGTGATACACAAATAGGAACTTTCGAAAAAGACTGGCGGACAAGTACTTCTCCTACTATCCTTCatcaacacttttttgttgaGGTATGTGTGCGGtgaagaaattatttgaaacaagcaataaaatttttttcctgccttTCCTACTCCTTTTACAATACTTCTATATTCCAACTCATCCACTTTCACTTGCttgaacaaaaatgacaaactAATTGAAATTAAGCAACCATagttggaagaaatttttgcaactcACAACTCTCACAATGAATAACGATTATACTCACTTGATTACGCCAGCTTTGACGTCGAACCAAATGTTATGAACCCTTTTCTATGAGCTTTATACgcaagaaatttccatttgttCACTATATTTGGACACCTTATCATAGCTTCTGCTTAGTTCTGCTCTCACTGGGTACCTAATAGGTACTACCCACATACATGTCAGTGAGAGCACATCTATTTACGGTCTGGTGTTTACCTCTAGTTTGAAATCTCCTTATCAAATCGCCCAGGATCGCATACTaagtcaaaaaaaagctcGAGAAAGGATCGGGCAATGTCTCACCTATTATAGCAAGAGAGTGAACTAATAGGTCATTACAGGAATGTGAAAAAACAGCGTCATTGTAGCTCAAAATATCATAAGTATAGGAGTTGCGTCTTTCTTCCATGTAGCGCATCTTCCAGTGTATTTAAAAACATTACTATATCTGTCCTttttaaaacagaaattttatgGCACTGTTTCATTAATTTCCTCCACTCACATCACCCTCTTATGACACTGCAACACCACTTATGAAGCATAGTTTTCAGATTTTGAACTACTTGAGGGATGGCGACGAATTCAGCGCACCTTTGGATAGGGATGCATGCGAAGAATTGCGAAGAGAAGCGCAGGTAACGTGACGAGGCGTTGGAGAACATCGTGTCGTTCTTACATTAAAATCTCCACAAGGCCTCTTTAATCCGGATGGAGCACTTTTATATTGCCCAGATTCGACTATCCGTGAAGTTCcaagggtaaaggataaagtattgACGGTAATCACTCCCTTTGGGATGTGCTAacgttcaacttcaattctCCTTAATGCTTAAATGAATGCTGAATCCTTAATGCTTTACGCACGCATATGTAGGCTAATAAGTAAAATTATGATGATATGCAGGGTTAGGTatctagtcagtgtttttgttccatAGACAAGATTTATTCCAGTTTATGGATAACCAGGAAGGTTCGATTGGCCAACGGCAATTTCGAGCCATCGAGCGCGCGGCCGcggtggaacctcttactagTGCACTAAACCAGGCCAGACAATTAGTTTGCTAACATGTTGCTCGAATTCGTAGGTTTCGCATTTCGCTATATTTGACAATTTTGGCGATGACGAAGACCCCGAATGTCGAATCGTCATTAATGGATAGGGTGGTACTGTATTTGCTTAGTCTTTCTCTGTCTAATAACAGGAACACtgatttttatgtattttgtGAGAGAAGGCGAAAAGGCATGAACGACTAGACTTTTAGAATTGAACATTTTTTAGTCATTTAGTGCACCTGCAAAAGCTTTTTTCCACCCTTGTGATGGGACTTGAAGATAGCATTAGCGGACAGGCGGTGTTAAATTTCCATGTTGCTAAAAGCGCATTCTGTACATATCCGAGAAGCTTCGAGAGCAGCAGCAGGAAGCTTCAACTCATTCATAGTAATGATTCTCTTCACTCTAAACGTTGACGAAATGAAGCCGCATAAAAAGAGAATTGCTTATATGCGTGCACAGAATTGCTTTGGTGGGTAATCTCACCACCAATTCATTCTGCATTGTTTAATCTCGTTTGTTTTGTCGTTTCAAAGAATTGCTTGGTTGCGTAAATCAGGATATCTCGTGCTCTTGAGGCATTAACATACTTGTTGAATTTGTGAATTTGGAAGCGATCTTTCGCGTTTTCGTTGCCTTGAAAACTGTTCTTTAAAACAGCATACTAAGGTGTGGATTTCCACGAACGtttaattaaaaagaaaagcataATATACTTCCCAAGGCTTCGTTGATTCAccttttttgtagttttacaATTTAATTGGACTTGCTGAGCTATGTTCGCCACAAGTACTGAACGTTGGCGATGAGGTACAATGGAAGAGGGAGGCAGTGGGCCTCTACTGGAGGCCGTTTGTTAGGTGAGATTTTTTTACCACCTCACGATTAAAGGCGTACAACGATTTCTAGGCGGTGCGGAGCCCACAACGAAAGCCGTAGTCCGGATATGAGATTGATAGCAGATTGCAGAACCCAGTGTGGTTCCGCTCCTcctttcctaatcgtcgtaaaaagagGCGTTCATTAgcaacgcgccacctctgTGTACGTGTCGCGTCCACGTACGAGAAGTCGAAGTTCAGCGATGTCTTCTCGGCAGTCTATTCAggcaaaaccaatgaataggctgctaagagTACCGGAACGTGCACATAGAGATGCGCTCTTACCTCGTCGGAAATGAAGCACTTCCCACCTCGCTTATTACGATGGCTAGGGAAAGATGATCGGAACCACGCAgcgttccgcaatctactacttaaactctacgctttcgccGTGGATTCCGTAcaacgtcaaaatcgtgatacgctgcctttaagtgctgTGCTCATCGCTTCACTTCAGATACATGGTGGACGACTCGTTAACGCTCCCTTTTATTTATGATAGGTACTAATACTATGGTAATATGAAAATGCTCTGTTattttgttcaacttttttttgaaggaacaaCCACACATTGGCCAAATGCATTGGTTGCGAAGAGTATCAGGATCCGAAGTGTTCATATCTTTTTGATATTCGATACGAGGACTGGGAGCCTATGAAGCACCATATGCTGCTGATGAGGGGTGAAATAACACAGGTGGcatcagtttttcaaaaaataatccaaTCAGACCACTACTCAATTATGAATGTGCTCATCTTTAATCGCTCAAACCGTCCTAttacttctctttttgaatATCATGACAAGGCAGAGTTTACAACGACTGTAGACTCCACTTCATTGATGGATATCTTAGATATCATTGCACTAGAGAAATTTCCCTGCCATGTTTTTCACAACTTTGAATATTATAGGACTTTACAGTACTCACTGTTAGTATCCAATTAGTGGTTCCTCAAATGGGAAATTTTGTTTGGATGATGTGGTTCTCATTGTTCTGCTTGGTTTTCTTAACCTTATTTCGTTtagttcataaaaaaaaat
This is a stretch of genomic DNA from Necator americanus strain Aroian chromosome II, whole genome shotgun sequence. It encodes these proteins:
- a CDS encoding hypothetical protein (NECATOR_CHRII.G5982.T1) produces the protein MEGPSSSSPSGDRVRLNVGGKIFETTISTLTKIQGTVLSTIVAERWRGEGELFIDRDPTHFSKILNYLRDGDEFSAPLDRDACEELRREAQFYNLIGLAELCSPQVLNVGDEVQWKREAVGLYWRPFVRYMVDDSLTLPFIYDRNNHTLAKCIGCEEYQDPKCSYLFDIRYEDWEPMKHHMLLMRGEITQLMGEQCCIISWDNGQQIHLPRSAHETKTRRIGVITESLIRAQQIMYFIPCCINRRYEKINKCPRMWEMWRKD
- a CDS encoding hypothetical protein (NECATOR_CHRII.G5982.T2), with the translated sequence MEGPSSSSPSGDRVRLNVGGKIFETTISTLTKIQGTVLSTIVAERWRGEGELFIDRDPTHFSKILNYLRDGDEFSAPLDRDACEELRREAQFMDNQEGSIGQRQFRAIERAAAVEPLTSALNQARQLFYNLIGLAELCSPQVLNVGDEVQWKREAVGLYWRPFVRYMVDDSLTLPFIYDRNNHTLAKCIGCEEYQDPKCSYLFDIRYEDWEPMKHHMLLMRGEITQLMGEQCCIISWDNGQQIHLPRSAHETKTRRIGVITESLIRAQQIMYFIPCCINRRYEKINKCPRMWEMWRKD